Proteins from a genomic interval of Undibacterium parvum:
- a CDS encoding NAD(P)H-dependent oxidoreductase encodes MKVLIVTAGYTIFEAKGHLNGFLAHLSEKFLLGKGHDVKFSDVSKETLNIERELDKLLWAECVIYITPIMWFNMPYPLVKWLGEVLAYQKTFTITDVYGEGGQVPAEKFMIVATSNMKSSDLGQCHVLKNAHHIDDVLQPLIMTNNYLSIRNQLPTFHADNVIAGDTSWIENAYLEHLAANFT; translated from the coding sequence ATGAAAGTACTTATCGTTACCGCCGGATATACAATATTTGAAGCCAAAGGGCATTTGAATGGATTCCTGGCTCATTTGAGCGAAAAATTTTTGCTTGGAAAAGGGCATGATGTGAAGTTCTCCGATGTGAGCAAAGAGACACTCAACATAGAAAGGGAGCTTGATAAGCTTTTGTGGGCGGAGTGCGTTATTTATATCACGCCTATTATGTGGTTCAACATGCCCTACCCCTTGGTGAAATGGTTGGGTGAAGTACTTGCCTATCAAAAGACATTTACCATCACGGACGTGTATGGCGAAGGTGGTCAGGTTCCCGCCGAAAAATTTATGATCGTCGCTACTTCCAATATGAAGAGCAGTGACTTAGGTCAGTGCCATGTTTTAAAAAATGCGCATCATATCGATGATGTTTTGCAGCCTTTGATTATGACCAATAATTATTTGAGCATACGCAATCAACTGCCGACCTTTCATGCCGACAACGTGATCGCGGGTGATACTTCTTGGATAGAAAACGCATATCTAGAACACCTTGCCGCTAACTTCACCTAG
- a CDS encoding substrate-binding periplasmic protein, with protein MRYLSIWVCLFSSVGLLQPLTVSAQTLQLTTEDYPPFNIIDAKSGKISGISTEKVAELMLRAKEKYTLNAFPWARAFQMARNEANTCVFSTTRSPEREAMFKWVGPLVKNNWFIFGRADDSRHPRSLEEMRPYVLGTYRNDAIGEFLTLKGFKTDMTTADADNPRKLLLGRFDFWATGELLGAAILKSQGLESKIVPLFHFNQTEMYLACHSSVAPERIDLWNQLLKEMERDGTNAAIEKKYK; from the coding sequence ATGCGCTACCTGTCTATTTGGGTCTGCTTATTTAGCAGCGTCGGCCTACTTCAGCCGCTCACGGTTTCAGCACAGACGCTGCAACTGACTACCGAGGACTACCCCCCCTTCAATATTATCGATGCCAAGAGTGGCAAAATCAGCGGCATCTCTACCGAAAAAGTAGCCGAACTGATGCTGCGCGCCAAAGAAAAATACACGCTCAACGCCTTCCCCTGGGCGCGTGCCTTTCAAATGGCACGTAACGAAGCCAATACCTGCGTGTTTTCTACCACCCGTTCGCCAGAACGCGAAGCCATGTTCAAGTGGGTGGGTCCTCTGGTTAAAAACAATTGGTTTATCTTTGGACGTGCTGACGATAGCCGCCACCCACGCTCTTTAGAAGAAATGCGGCCTTATGTCTTGGGTACTTATCGCAATGACGCCATCGGTGAATTTTTGACCTTAAAAGGGTTTAAAACAGACATGACGACAGCCGACGCCGATAATCCACGCAAATTACTTTTAGGCCGTTTTGATTTTTGGGCTACCGGAGAATTGCTCGGTGCCGCGATCTTAAAAAGTCAGGGTTTAGAAAGCAAGATAGTCCCGCTATTTCATTTCAATCAAACCGAGATGTATCTGGCTTGCCATTCCTCGGTCGCGCCAGAGCGCATCGATCTTTGGAATCAGCTGCTCAAAGAGATGGAACGCGACGGCACCAATGCAGCGATAGAGAAAAAATATAAATAA
- a CDS encoding zinc-binding alcohol dehydrogenase family protein, which produces MKAIAYRQPLAINNPLSLEDVELPSPALQARDLLVRVKAISVNPVDTKLRASTAPAEGQMKVLGWDAVGIVEAVGSAVTKFKLGQRVYYAGSITRPGANSELHAVDERIVALAPNSLNDAQAAALPLTSITAYELLFERLGVAKNGGAGQTLLVIGGAGGVGSILIQLARQLTQLRVIATASRPETRQWCLDLGAHAVIDHAQALTAGLTALGIDAVDMVASLTQTPQHYAQIIESLKPQGHLAVIDSMDGLDVMPLKAKSIALHWEMMFTRSMFETPDMDEQGKLLAEVAAMVDQGRIRTTVNANFGTINAANLRRAHALIESGKAQGKVVLEGFN; this is translated from the coding sequence ATGAAAGCCATCGCCTATCGCCAGCCATTAGCCATTAACAATCCCTTATCTCTGGAGGACGTCGAGCTGCCAAGCCCAGCGCTACAAGCGCGCGACTTGCTGGTGCGCGTCAAAGCTATCTCGGTCAATCCTGTCGATACCAAGCTTAGAGCCAGTACTGCGCCTGCCGAGGGACAGATGAAGGTCTTGGGTTGGGATGCGGTCGGCATCGTCGAAGCAGTTGGTAGCGCAGTGACTAAGTTTAAGCTGGGGCAGCGCGTGTATTACGCCGGTTCGATTACACGTCCCGGTGCCAATAGCGAGTTGCATGCAGTGGACGAGCGCATCGTTGCGCTGGCACCAAACTCACTCAATGATGCACAAGCCGCGGCCTTGCCGCTGACATCCATCACCGCTTACGAATTATTGTTTGAACGCCTGGGAGTTGCCAAGAATGGCGGCGCGGGTCAGACTTTATTGGTGATCGGCGGTGCCGGCGGGGTAGGCTCTATCCTGATACAACTGGCGCGTCAGCTGACACAATTGCGTGTCATCGCCACCGCCTCGCGTCCGGAAACACGCCAGTGGTGTCTGGATTTAGGCGCGCATGCGGTGATCGATCATGCGCAAGCCTTAACGGCCGGGCTAACAGCGCTCGGTATCGATGCAGTTGATATGGTGGCGAGTCTGACGCAAACCCCGCAGCACTACGCGCAAATTATCGAAAGCCTGAAACCGCAAGGGCATCTCGCCGTCATCGATAGCATGGATGGCTTAGATGTGATGCCACTCAAAGCCAAATCAATCGCCTTGCATTGGGAAATGATGTTTACCCGCTCCATGTTCGAAACGCCCGATATGGATGAGCAAGGCAAACTATTGGCCGAAGTAGCCGCAATGGTCGATCAGGGTCGCATCCGCACCACCGTCAATGCCAATTTTGGCACTATTAATGCGGCCAACTTACGCCGTGCGCATGCCCTGATAGAGAGTGGTAAAGCGCAAGGGAAAGTGGTGTTGGAAGGTTTTAATTAA
- a CDS encoding PAS domain-containing protein, with protein sequence MSAAVEHSAASNTDAALSILLTAIAEALWDWNLLTGEVIFSSQYQQLLGYSDNQFGHHLDEWINRLHPDDAKPAMAHLRAHIDGHANLYQHEQRLLCKNGNWKWVRARGSIVARDSQGRPSRMLGLIAEINNEHQQQAKLNLKLSLSDAMLKNFSQHLPHSFFYQFQRFADGHFCFPYASVGVSTLFGLKPEQIKDDATALFQLIHPEDLEPLRQAIRSSASSLQNWRQEYRIMHGSEERWVMGDAHPEAMADGSVLWHGFLSDITEQKRIQKKLQDSDQQMQLIMRASNQGLFDFNVQTGRGTYSAEYARMLGFSPDDFPDAKKFWQFFWQESVHPDDIDTLRNAYQEHFSSHGKIEFKTEFRQKSKSGQWRWILSLGSVVEWDAQGRAVRMIGSNIDITERKNAEQAVRHQQELLSSSQANYKHLANELDILISNAPVGIMFVSDGTIIRANKTLAELCNFPDAKAMIGMKSTFLYQNEADYRAFAALVVPKLIADEAVELEWLVKAIDGKSFMARIAGRALPSQQYVRGAVWMIEDITQQKNMLDALRHSEQRLQRLMNSNLVGIAQGVEQARLIDVNTVFTQLCGYPRASLLGDANVWSLLLSEADLATFQQAYSELLGSGTTPAFEIMLKHLDGTMLPVLVGLNYLENSHSEWVMFMMDISERHRINQLKSEFISVVSHELRTPLTSIRGSLGLLEAGVGGVLPEKAQNLIKIAHKNSRRLVGLVNDILDMEKLASGKSNFKAERLDLVPLLEQAIEANHSYALALNVRLHLFHHPDHAWIKADPDRLMQVLANLLSNAAKFSPKGEAVRLQIHPRLEHEQLYYRVEVTDIGAGIPASFQARIFEPFSQADGTDTRQQGGTGLGLSITKTLVEKMHGHMGFVTAVDEGSTFWFQFPAEP encoded by the coding sequence CCGCAGCAGTTGAGCATTCAGCCGCCAGCAACACCGATGCGGCACTGAGTATCCTCCTGACAGCCATCGCCGAAGCGCTATGGGATTGGAACCTGCTCACTGGAGAAGTGATTTTCTCCAGCCAGTATCAACAGCTATTGGGCTATAGCGACAACCAGTTTGGCCATCATCTGGATGAATGGATAAACCGTCTGCATCCTGACGATGCCAAACCAGCCATGGCGCATTTGCGCGCGCATATCGACGGCCACGCCAACCTGTATCAGCATGAGCAGCGCCTGCTTTGCAAGAACGGTAATTGGAAATGGGTACGCGCACGTGGCAGTATCGTGGCGCGCGACAGCCAAGGTCGCCCTAGCCGCATGCTGGGTCTGATTGCTGAAATCAATAATGAACATCAGCAACAAGCTAAGCTGAATCTGAAGCTAAGTCTGAGTGACGCGATGCTAAAAAATTTTTCTCAGCATTTGCCCCACAGTTTCTTCTATCAGTTTCAGCGTTTTGCCGATGGTCATTTTTGTTTTCCGTATGCCAGTGTAGGCGTCAGCACGCTGTTTGGACTCAAGCCCGAGCAGATCAAGGACGATGCCACCGCGCTATTCCAGCTGATCCACCCCGAGGACCTTGAGCCGCTACGCCAGGCCATACGCAGCTCGGCCAGCAGTTTGCAAAACTGGCGTCAGGAATATCGCATCATGCACGGCTCAGAAGAGCGCTGGGTCATGGGCGACGCCCATCCCGAGGCTATGGCCGATGGCAGTGTTTTATGGCATGGTTTTTTAAGCGATATCACCGAGCAAAAACGCATACAGAAAAAACTGCAGGACAGCGATCAGCAAATGCAGCTAATCATGCGCGCCTCCAACCAGGGTTTGTTTGATTTTAATGTACAGACCGGGCGCGGCACCTACAGCGCTGAGTACGCGCGCATGCTGGGGTTTTCGCCCGATGATTTTCCGGATGCAAAAAAATTCTGGCAATTTTTCTGGCAAGAAAGCGTGCATCCCGACGATATCGACACTCTCAGAAACGCCTACCAAGAACATTTTTCTTCGCACGGAAAAATCGAGTTCAAAACCGAATTTCGACAAAAATCCAAATCCGGACAATGGCGCTGGATTCTATCCTTAGGCAGCGTGGTCGAGTGGGATGCGCAGGGTCGCGCAGTGCGCATGATAGGCAGCAATATCGACATCACTGAACGTAAAAACGCCGAGCAAGCGGTACGCCATCAGCAAGAATTACTCAGCAGCAGCCAGGCCAACTATAAGCATCTGGCCAACGAGCTAGACATCCTGATTTCGAACGCGCCGGTCGGCATCATGTTTGTCAGTGACGGCACTATCATCCGCGCCAACAAGACGCTGGCCGAGCTATGTAATTTCCCCGATGCCAAGGCCATGATAGGGATGAAATCGACCTTTCTGTATCAGAATGAAGCCGATTACCGCGCCTTTGCGGCTTTGGTAGTACCCAAACTGATCGCCGATGAAGCGGTAGAACTGGAATGGTTAGTCAAAGCCATAGACGGCAAGTCCTTCATGGCACGCATCGCTGGCCGCGCGCTGCCCTCGCAGCAATATGTACGGGGTGCAGTCTGGATGATAGAAGACATCACGCAGCAAAAAAACATGCTGGATGCTTTGCGGCATAGCGAACAAAGACTGCAAAGGCTGATGAATTCAAACTTGGTGGGGATAGCCCAAGGGGTAGAGCAGGCACGTCTGATCGATGTGAATACCGTCTTTACGCAATTGTGTGGCTATCCGCGTGCCAGCCTGCTGGGTGATGCAAACGTCTGGAGTTTGCTGTTATCCGAAGCAGATCTCGCCACTTTCCAACAGGCGTATTCTGAATTGCTAGGCAGCGGCACGACCCCTGCATTTGAGATCATGCTCAAGCATCTAGACGGGACTATGCTGCCGGTCTTGGTTGGCCTGAATTATCTGGAAAATTCGCATAGCGAATGGGTGATGTTCATGATGGACATCAGCGAAAGACATCGCATCAACCAACTTAAATCAGAATTTATTTCTGTCGTCAGTCATGAACTACGCACCCCTTTGACCTCGATACGCGGCTCTCTGGGTTTGCTGGAAGCTGGTGTTGGCGGCGTGCTGCCAGAGAAAGCGCAAAATTTGATCAAGATTGCCCATAAAAACAGCCGCAGGCTGGTCGGTCTGGTCAATGACATCTTGGATATGGAAAAACTGGCCAGCGGCAAAAGCAACTTCAAAGCCGAGCGACTCGATCTGGTGCCGCTGCTAGAGCAAGCGATAGAGGCCAATCACAGCTATGCGCTGGCCCTGAATGTACGCCTGCATTTATTCCATCACCCGGATCATGCATGGATCAAGGCCGACCCTGATCGCCTGATGCAAGTGCTAGCCAATTTACTCTCGAACGCGGCTAAATTCTCGCCCAAAGGTGAGGCCGTCAGATTGCAGATACACCCGCGTCTGGAACACGAACAACTGTACTACCGGGTCGAGGTAACGGATATTGGTGCTGGCATACCGGCCTCATTTCAGGCGCGTATTTTTGAACCCTTTAGCCAAGCCGATGGCACCGATACGCGGCAACAAGGCGGCACCGGTCTGGGCTTATCGATCACTAAAACACTGGTAGAAAAAATGCACGGTCACATGGGTTTTGTGACTGCGGTCGATGAGGGAAGCACCTTCTGGTTTCAATTCCCGGCCGAGCCATAG
- a CDS encoding AraC family transcriptional regulator: MNSLSAPTMPALLSVQDAIFPAHPFSGLFALGREQNWRLREMFPAFSVDQHGLPSSTARISYAQARESLLLARHIGGADLGILSGSRKSVSALGEMGLGMLAQANLGQALAFGLEYQLIAGSMLQLELEVGAQQSQLVSHALFDDRELQDFLDLDHLATAMNAARSLPGAQLTPQRLELRGNLQLSRSAAEAFFACPVIVGADVSQVVFASAMLELPLSAQSEQATLSRHACDQELASIGVLGKQSLVRTLVAMQCECRSVTEMASTLGISPRSLHRLLVREGAAYSQIAESVRMGRAKRLLLEGHGTEAVAELLGYSDERSFRRAFQRWTLSTPSEYRASRQT, encoded by the coding sequence ATGAACTCCCTTTCTGCACCCACCATGCCGGCGCTGCTCTCAGTGCAAGACGCCATTTTTCCTGCTCATCCTTTCAGCGGTTTGTTTGCGCTTGGGCGTGAGCAAAACTGGCGTTTGCGTGAGATGTTTCCGGCTTTTTCTGTCGATCAGCATGGCTTGCCTAGCAGCACCGCACGCATCAGTTACGCCCAGGCACGCGAAAGTTTGTTGTTGGCCAGACACATAGGCGGTGCCGATCTCGGAATCTTGTCGGGTAGCCGCAAAAGCGTCAGCGCCCTTGGTGAAATGGGGTTGGGCATGTTGGCGCAGGCTAACTTAGGCCAGGCGCTGGCCTTCGGTCTGGAATATCAATTAATTGCTGGCTCTATGTTGCAACTGGAGCTGGAAGTGGGTGCACAGCAATCGCAACTGGTTTCACATGCGCTGTTTGATGACAGGGAGTTACAGGATTTTCTCGATCTCGATCATCTGGCCACCGCCATGAACGCGGCGCGCAGCTTGCCTGGTGCGCAACTTACGCCACAGCGGCTAGAGTTGCGCGGCAATCTACAGCTAAGCCGCTCGGCTGCCGAGGCGTTTTTTGCCTGTCCGGTGATCGTCGGTGCCGACGTCAGCCAGGTGGTGTTTGCCAGCGCCATGTTAGAACTACCCTTGTCGGCACAGAGCGAGCAAGCCACCTTGTCGCGCCATGCCTGCGATCAGGAATTGGCCAGCATCGGGGTGCTGGGTAAGCAGAGTCTGGTACGTACTCTGGTTGCCATGCAATGCGAGTGCCGTAGTGTGACTGAGATGGCTAGCACATTGGGGATCAGCCCGCGCTCTTTGCATCGTTTGTTGGTGCGTGAAGGTGCTGCGTATTCGCAGATTGCCGAGAGCGTCAGAATGGGGCGCGCCAAGCGTCTACTGCTAGAGGGGCATGGCACCGAAGCAGTCGCCGAGCTATTGGGCTATTCGGATGAGCGCAGCTTCCGGCGGGCTTTCCAGCGCTGGACTTTATCGACGCCGTCGGAATACCGCGCCTCCCGGCAAACATAG
- a CDS encoding transporter, which yields MQIDNLSYGSDQSGLICGYVFAQDQVGRAVHTKEALEYLQQSAASEDASFLWLHFNLSNVSAEKWLHEHVDLPEEFYETLHEGSRSTRIEHADQCLIAVVNDVLHDFTFEASDIATLWLSVSSKLMISARRTPLQSVDRLRNAVNHGEAFRSSTELLAHLLRDQADVLIGIVRKAIKKVDDIEDHLLADRLNLKRANLGELRRLLVRLQRLLAPEPAALFRLLHSPPRWVAENDVQELRQSTEEFAVVLSDMASLQERIKLLQEEIAASVNEQNNRSLFVLTIVTVLALPINIIAGLLGMNVGGIPLAQHEHGFWIVAAIVATFTVIAGWLAFRKNTRD from the coding sequence ATGCAAATTGATAATTTATCATATGGATCGGATCAGTCAGGCTTGATATGCGGCTATGTGTTTGCGCAAGATCAGGTTGGGCGTGCCGTGCATACCAAAGAAGCTCTGGAGTATTTACAACAAAGTGCGGCTAGCGAAGACGCGAGTTTTCTGTGGCTGCACTTTAATCTATCCAACGTCTCGGCTGAAAAATGGCTGCATGAACATGTAGATTTGCCGGAAGAATTTTACGAGACGCTACACGAAGGCTCGCGCTCTACCCGCATCGAACACGCCGACCAATGTCTGATCGCGGTGGTCAATGATGTGTTGCACGACTTTACCTTTGAAGCCTCGGATATTGCGACGCTGTGGCTGAGTGTTTCTAGTAAGCTCATGATTAGCGCGCGGCGCACACCTTTGCAATCGGTGGATAGACTGCGTAATGCGGTCAATCATGGCGAGGCCTTTCGTTCGAGCACAGAATTGCTGGCGCATTTACTGCGTGATCAGGCCGATGTTTTGATCGGCATCGTGCGCAAGGCGATCAAAAAAGTCGATGATATAGAAGACCATTTATTGGCCGACAGGCTCAATCTGAAGCGTGCTAATTTGGGCGAACTACGCCGTCTATTAGTCCGTTTGCAAAGATTATTAGCGCCAGAGCCGGCCGCCTTATTTCGCTTGCTGCATAGCCCGCCGCGCTGGGTCGCCGAGAATGATGTGCAAGAGCTGCGCCAATCGACCGAAGAGTTTGCGGTGGTGCTCAGTGACATGGCCTCGCTGCAAGAAAGAATTAAGTTATTGCAGGAAGAAATCGCCGCCAGCGTGAATGAACAAAACAACCGTTCGCTGTTCGTGCTGACCATCGTCACCGTGCTGGCGCTGCCTATCAATATCATCGCCGGTTTGCTGGGCATGAACGTGGGCGGCATCCCGCTGGCGCAACATGAACACGGCTTTTGGATCGTTGCCGCCATCGTTGCCACCTTTACCGTGATTGCCGGGTGGCTGGCGTTTAGAAAAAATACCAGGGATTAA
- a CDS encoding SirB2 family protein, which produces MQSYLAVKHLHITCAAISGSFFMLRAYWKMRDAAILQRRWVRILPHLIDTILLASALTMVFWSGQYPFQQNWLTAKVVALLAYIVLGTIALKRGKSARIRAYALVAAMLTFAYILAVAISRQAMPF; this is translated from the coding sequence ATGCAGAGTTACCTCGCCGTAAAACATTTACACATCACTTGCGCCGCCATCAGCGGTAGTTTTTTTATGCTGCGGGCGTATTGGAAAATGCGTGACGCTGCCATCTTGCAAAGGCGCTGGGTGCGCATACTGCCGCACCTGATCGATACCATCTTGCTGGCCAGCGCCCTGACTATGGTGTTCTGGAGCGGCCAGTATCCATTTCAACAAAACTGGCTAACGGCCAAGGTAGTGGCGCTGCTGGCGTATATAGTGCTCGGCACGATCGCCTTAAAACGCGGCAAGAGCGCCCGCATACGGGCTTATGCACTGGTTGCTGCAATGCTGACGTTTGCATATATTCTGGCGGTCGCCATCAGCCGCCAGGCTATGCCGTTTTAA
- a CDS encoding LysR family transcriptional regulator — MKIENIGDLQVLVQTASYGSLTAAAANLGITPAAASATLKRLENQLGVRLFERSTRAMRITSQGQILLDYAKRAFDLLEEGEASVSSDRAALVGILRVAAPSDLARNSLLPWFSEFLELHPGVQLALSVGDKVMDVMRDEVDLALRYGTLADSRLVARTIALSRPILCASPAYLQRHGAPQTPQDLLQHNCITFERAGKRHRLWRFAQNGVWTEVRVNGDRYVDDASLAREWAVAGAGILLKSMIDIRQELAAGTLLPLLTAWDTEPYPLHALLPSGRFVPGRVRALIDFLAEKFARAAATQTF; from the coding sequence ATGAAAATTGAAAATATCGGAGATCTTCAGGTGCTGGTGCAAACCGCCAGTTACGGTAGCCTGACGGCTGCCGCGGCAAACTTGGGTATCACGCCAGCGGCCGCCAGCGCCACCCTGAAGCGGCTGGAAAATCAATTGGGAGTGCGCCTGTTTGAGCGATCGACCAGAGCGATGCGCATCACGTCCCAAGGGCAGATCTTGCTCGACTATGCAAAACGCGCCTTTGACTTATTGGAAGAGGGCGAAGCCTCGGTATCCAGCGACCGCGCTGCCCTGGTCGGTATCTTGCGGGTGGCGGCCCCTTCAGATCTGGCGCGCAACAGCTTATTGCCTTGGTTCAGTGAGTTTCTTGAACTCCATCCCGGCGTGCAACTGGCGCTCAGCGTCGGCGACAAGGTGATGGACGTGATGCGTGACGAAGTCGATCTGGCATTGCGCTATGGCACCCTGGCCGATTCGCGTCTGGTGGCACGCACCATTGCGCTCTCACGACCGATACTGTGTGCATCGCCCGCTTATCTGCAGCGCCATGGCGCACCACAAACTCCGCAAGACTTGTTGCAGCACAATTGCATCACCTTCGAGCGCGCCGGCAAGCGCCATCGACTGTGGCGCTTTGCCCAAAATGGCGTATGGACAGAAGTACGCGTCAACGGTGACCGTTATGTCGATGATGCGTCGCTAGCGCGGGAATGGGCTGTTGCAGGTGCCGGCATCTTGCTCAAATCGATGATCGATATACGGCAAGAGCTAGCGGCTGGCACTCTGCTTCCCTTACTCACAGCGTGGGACACCGAGCCTTATCCTTTACACGCGCTGCTGCCTAGCGGCCGCTTTGTTCCCGGTCGGGTGCGTGCCCTGATCGATTTTCTTGCTGAAAAATTTGCAAGGGCTGCGGCAACGCAAACATTTTAA
- a CDS encoding GMC family oxidoreductase, which yields MNQIIPDYLVIGGGSGGCVVASRLSEDPAIRVTVLEAGNAGDSWLIKMPFAVAAMLPTKINNWAFETLPQPGLNGRKGYQPRGKTLGGSSAINAMAYIRGHKQDYDHWASLGNTGWSFDEVLPYFKRSENNARLGGPLHGQAGPLHVSDLRSDNPFQAIYLKAAQQAGFKSNPDFNGEEQEGVGMYQVTQHNGERCSAARAYLHPHLAKRPNLTVETGCQVTRIVFEGKRAVGVEYLQNGAKHSLRAKREILLAAGAFQSPQLLMLSGVGEAKALQALGIPVVHDLPGVGQNLQDHPDFVFKYRAKSLDLLGISLAGSLRMAREFWRYFKKRRGMISSNGAEGGAFLKTDPGLSAPDIQLHFVIAMIDDHARKLHLGHGYSCHVCLLRPKSVGEVTLASADPLAAPVINPRFLEHPDDLENMLKAFKLTRKLMDAPALMEVRESEYRTADVHSDDEIRAALRQYTDTVYHPIGTCKMGLDAMAVVDPTLRVHGLQGIRVVDASIMPSLIGGNTNAPSMMIGEKAADMIKTENRSQHLQAA from the coding sequence ATGAATCAAATAATTCCTGACTACCTGGTCATAGGCGGCGGCTCCGGCGGCTGTGTTGTGGCCAGCCGACTCAGCGAAGATCCGGCGATCCGCGTGACCGTGCTGGAGGCTGGCAATGCCGGTGACAGCTGGCTCATCAAGATGCCGTTTGCGGTAGCAGCCATGTTGCCGACCAAGATCAATAACTGGGCCTTTGAAACCCTGCCGCAACCGGGTTTAAACGGCCGCAAAGGCTATCAGCCGCGCGGTAAGACGCTGGGGGGATCCTCGGCCATCAATGCGATGGCGTATATCCGCGGCCACAAACAAGATTACGATCACTGGGCAAGTTTGGGCAATACCGGCTGGTCGTTCGATGAGGTGCTGCCCTATTTTAAACGCTCAGAAAACAATGCGCGCCTGGGCGGCCCGCTGCATGGGCAAGCAGGTCCTTTGCATGTCAGTGATTTGCGTTCGGATAATCCGTTTCAAGCGATCTACCTAAAAGCCGCACAGCAAGCCGGTTTTAAGTCCAATCCCGATTTTAATGGGGAGGAGCAAGAAGGTGTCGGCATGTACCAGGTCACCCAACACAATGGCGAGCGCTGCAGTGCGGCACGTGCCTACCTGCATCCGCATCTAGCAAAGCGCCCAAATTTGACGGTGGAAACTGGCTGTCAGGTTACCCGCATCGTGTTTGAAGGCAAGCGCGCGGTAGGTGTTGAATATCTGCAAAATGGCGCAAAACATAGTTTGCGCGCCAAGCGCGAAATCCTGCTGGCGGCCGGCGCTTTCCAAAGCCCGCAATTATTGATGCTGTCTGGCGTGGGCGAGGCCAAAGCCTTGCAGGCACTTGGCATTCCCGTGGTACATGACTTACCCGGAGTCGGTCAGAATCTGCAAGACCATCCGGATTTCGTCTTTAAATATCGCGCCAAGAGTCTCGATCTACTGGGCATCTCGCTCGCTGGCAGCTTGCGCATGGCGCGCGAGTTTTGGCGCTACTTTAAAAAACGGCGCGGCATGATCAGCTCGAACGGCGCCGAAGGCGGGGCTTTTCTGAAAACCGACCCAGGCTTGAGCGCCCCCGATATCCAGCTGCATTTTGTGATCGCCATGATCGATGATCATGCCCGCAAGCTGCATCTGGGGCACGGCTACTCTTGCCACGTTTGTCTGCTACGCCCAAAAAGCGTGGGAGAAGTCACGCTGGCCAGCGCCGATCCGCTGGCAGCCCCCGTTATTAATCCGCGCTTCCTGGAACACCCTGACGATCTGGAAAACATGCTCAAGGCCTTCAAGCTCACCCGCAAACTGATGGATGCACCGGCCCTGATGGAGGTCCGCGAGAGCGAATACCGCACCGCCGACGTGCATAGCGATGATGAAATCCGTGCCGCCTTGCGCCAATACACCGACACCGTGTATCACCCTATCGGCACTTGCAAGATGGGGCTCGATGCGATGGCGGTAGTTGACCCTACCCTACGCGTGCATGGCTTGCAGGGCATACGGGTAGTGGATGCCTCGATTATGCCGTCCCTGATAGGCGGCAATACCAATGCACCGAGCATGATGATAGGAGAGAAAGCGGCCGATATGATCAAGACGGAAAACCGCTCGCAGCATCTGCAAGCCGCCTAG